The genomic interval TATTCATTAACTGAGTGTTTCTCACAGGTCTCGACGGCCTCTCGGAGCGCTGCGCCCAGTACAAGAAGGATGGTTGCGACTTCGCCAAGTGGAGGTGCGTGCTGAAGATCTCTGATGGCTGCCCATCATCTCTCGCCATCGCAGAGAACGCCAATGTCTTGGCCAGATATGCCAGCATCTGCcaacaggtgtgtgtttttgcatggAGGAAGAATTCATCTTGCTCAGTGTTATTTGTTTGTGACCCACCCATCCTAACGTGACTGTATTTACTCCGTCAGAATGGCCTGGTGCCCATTGTGGAGCCAGAGATTCTGCCCGACGGAGACCATGACCTGAAGCGCTGCCAGTATGTCTCAGAAAAGGTCAGACCATCATCTCTGGCCTTAGTTTTCCAAATTAAAAGATCACCAACAGTAAAATCTATTTAATTTCCCAGCAGATGATGGTTTAAATCATGTTTCTTATTAAAATCCAACTCCTCAGGTGCTGGCTGCTGTTTACAAGGCTCTGTCTGATCACCACGTGTACCTGGAGGGCACTTTGCTGAAGCCCAACATGGTCACTGCTGGACATTCCTGCACCACTAAGTACACCCCTCAGCAGGTTGGCATGGCTACAGTGACTGCTCTGAGGCGCACTGTCCCTGCTGCCGTGCCAGGTGAGAGTCCAGCTCGACGCACCAGTTTAAGAACAcgattcagacctggtattaacatctgccGCGCCCAAAAGCCTCCTGAGATCCAATCACATTATTTTTGATGTGTCCTGTGCAAAATAGGCAGGACCACCTACTAGGCTGATGTCCTGAAAACCTTTCTTCATAGTTCATTTGGACCATCCCGACTCTGCTCACTCTGTCTTCTCTCATttgcacagacaaacaaactgaaacatcTGTTAACTTGGACTATAGCCCAACACTAGTCTTTTAAttaacaccaggtctgaacagggcctaaGAAATGTGTGGACAATCAGGTTTTTCAGTAAATTAAATACATgtaacattttctttgtgtcttcaggcatctgcttcctgtctggaggccagagtgaggaggaggcttCCCTCAACCTGAACGCCATCAACCAGGTGCCCCTCCACCGCCCCTGGAAGCTGACCTTCTCTTACGGCCGTGCACTCCAGGCCTCTGCTCTTGCAGCCTGGGCGGGCAAACCTGCCAACAAGGCAGCCTCACAGGAAGCTTTCTCCACCAGGGCAAAGGTTAGTCTCGAAGGGGATGGATGGCTGTTACTGATGAACAATTAACACCAATAAATAATTCTCACTTATCAGTATGTAGTGGTGGACTGTGCACAGAACTGTATACTAAATAACTCTTATCTTGCATTACACAACTTAACAGTGAGTGGTCAGTGATTGTTGTTTGAAAGCAggtttctgtctcttcagtCTTGCACCAATGTGGCACCGCTAACCTGGCTGATTATTAACACGCTGCATTGACTTTGCCCTAACTTCATTCCTCTACTGCTCTCTGCAGATCAATGGCCTGGCTGCCAAAGGAGAGTACAAGTCCACCGGCTCCGCTGACGCAGCCTCCATGCAATCTCTGCACACAGCCAGCTATGTCTATTAAATACTGTGAACTTTAAACCTCCTCATAAAAAATGCACATGGACCAAACGCGTCTCCTCTGTACTACCAACACCAGGGGAAGATTTGTGATGTTGCACTCTTTCGCTCAGTGACATGACTGGAAATAAATTAAGTGACCAAAATGTTGTTTATCatggtggtttgtgtgtttttttgggggggggatcTGCGAGCATTTCACAACCTCAATCataattgtgtgtctgtgggtgctGTGGGAGCCCGGCCTtgcaagaggagaacagtgggtatacaaactggaaacagagcagtcagACGCAGGGGTGTATGGTAAATAGAAATTAGGAGTTTATTTAGAACtgagggggaaaagggaggagggcgcaTAAAGATAATTCAAATAGCTTTGCCGGTCTGGCAGTTGGGGTCTGGGGCTCCAGCGGGCTCTTCCTGGGAtgacgagagagaaagacagcagtGTATCCTCTTCATCTGACAAAAGGCAGGCCGTTGGCCTCTTACCCTGAGACTCCTTGTGAAAACGTCTGGTTCCTACTCCCTCAGTGGCTCAAGAGAGTCTGTCcccatttcctctggtttttaaaagggCTCCTGATTGCCTCATGATTCAGTCCACCTGTGAGAGACAATCAGAGACACCCgggaggggaggagctctcCAGGAGGATCCCCTGGGGTAGTACCGCCCCTCCAACACCACGCCTCTGGATTGCCTCTGCCTGGCTGTCCTCAGCCATGTGTGGCACGGCTGACAGGCTGGGCCATCACAGTGCATGGAGATTGAAACATTTAAGCACCACCACATGATGCATCCAGTGAACATCCTTACTCCCAACATCAATGGCTGTGCAGATCAATTTTAGGCTTTTGAAAGTCTTAAACATGTTAAACTATTGCATACTATGTATATTACATATAATTGgatattatataatatgtttAGGGGTTAGGACTTGATAGGTTTTCACTTCTTTCCACTTCTGGTTTACTGTACCTTAACTTACTTGAGTAATTGATATTTCAATTTTAGACTTGTTCGAGCCTGAACCAGAGGTAGGTCTTAATTACGTTAACTTTCATTTtgatgcttgttttttttggcaACATGCATAGTTTGTGAGGTGTGTATGTTGCAACACTTTCTCAATGATATTAGATATTAGCAAGCTGTAATAAAACCACGGAACTGATAACTGATAGTCCACCAACACTCTGGTCAGAATTTATCACAGTACACTTGGCCTGGTTAAAAGTTTATTCTCTCATAGactacttcaccttatcttcaatTAAGAGGAAGTGTAAGTAATTCTGGGACTCTGATATTTCCTGTCTTACTTGACATATGTCTTAAAGTccattcattacatttaagttttaaattaaattctaCAGGTGTTGACACCTGTAGAAACCCGAGGTGTGTATGCAGGTCAAAATCACTTGCAGCAAAAATAATTTGATCTGTGCTTGTGGAGTAAAGTCGTGTTTGCTGATTGAAGAGGAAATAGATTTGAAGCCAACAGGCTTACACAATAGCTTTGGAGAAATAATGAAAGCATTTAGAAACTTCAACCACAGGTCTAGAGTCTGAATGGCACAAATCAGTTTTTTGAAAAGGCTGACAAACCCATGCAATGCTTCTGCTGATcagctttttttcatttgtatgtcaaactattcaaatatataaatgcacacattcacatacCTGCGTGTGGGATGTTAGAATCAATGATTATTAAGTGGTCATGGAGGTAAAAACTACTGAGTCTGTCCTCCATTTACTACGGTGCACTGTATGTATCAGTGCTGTCTATGCATAACGATTTATATTTGAGTAAATCTCTGATCATAAATCTGAGcatcatttttacttttattctgtattaaacaaacaacatacATCACATTTATTGCATCAAATATAGTTAAGAGCTAAAGCTACTTGAAAAGTGACCCCCGTCCAAATCTGttcttcacacattcacaggaaAAAGATGGCAACCGGTTTCCAGTTAGGCTCAGTATATCACAGTCATGTCGAACATGTTGAactatataaacatatacatcAAATGCTAAGCTAGGAATATGCTAATGATCATGAACAATCTGCAAGCAGATTCTAACCCAAATCTATTCCAATATACCAAATGCAGTTTTGATTATGATTGTATATTATTTGTCTTTGGGATAAATGTACATAAGGGGATCACACAGAGGATGTTTTAACTCACAGTTGGcccaaacacaaaacatactGTAGTAATGATGCAGCTGATCAGAAATATCAAAGTGTCCATCATACATTGTTGAAACTCTTACTGGGTGGATGTGTCTAGATTCAAAACCTTCATGGTTGGATTTCATGTGATTGGGGAGCAAACACAAAAGGTACTAACACCTACTTACTCCAATGTAAACTTAATATATGTCTCCCCTTTAAACCTATCACTATAACATTAGGTGATATAACATTGTGTAAGAGTCATAACTTTCAGGCTTTGATTCAAAGTCTAATGTGCAGTGTGGTTAATGTAATAACGTGAAGTGTTTATACAGTAAGTACACTTAAGCCTTCCTGCATATAATAGTGGTAACTGTGTTCCCcttaataagtgcattcaaaaAAGGTTTTACAAAAAGCAAATTTTGTTTAGTAATGCATTTCTTTCTTGTCAGACATCTGTGCTTACACCATACACTGTTACACATACTGTCAAGTTGTAATGTAACGTACAGTAAAAGCCACTAGGTGGTGTATCATTCACATGTAATATATTGTAGAGAATTGTGATATGTTTACATGAACTGCAGGaaaacaatatgaaatattAGTAGACTGATGATTGGAAAAGACTGATCTTAGTTCGGTGTTGCGTCACTCTGTGCTGGCGCCGGGATGCACCTGACAATAACCTGTTGGAGATATTGAAGTGGAGACCGGTTAGAGAGcagggaaacaaagaggagataAAATGATGATTGACACAAAACTGGTACAAGATATAGTTGTGATCAATGACATCTGGCTTCCTCTAGCTGCTGATGTCTCTGGTTATTTTATAAATTTATGTGTGAGTCTCATGAACTTATTGGTTTTACTTAAGTTGCTCTTGAGCTGTTTTTAGGTCTAAATTAGTTTGTTTATATGACGAAATATGATACAAGATTGTATTAGAAattgtattaattattttaagtaAGCATTTGTAATTAATTCTGACCTATATATTTTGTCTTCTGTCATATGTTGTTGGTCTGGACCTAATGTTTTTGCTGCCAATCAAGGCCAAAATACTAAGATTCTACTTATGATATGAAAGACCTTGTGAGTCACACTGATATTACTGTGATAAGTATCAATTTCACACTATCAACCACATCTTGGGATCATATTTACAGCatgtgagaggaggaaaacaaacgtTTAGGGCACCAACATGTAGCAAGAAGGTTCTGGTTTGAATTCCTGTTCCACCTGGGTCTCTATTTAtattctccctgtgtctgtgggggttttctccaggtactcaggcttcctcccacaggccaaagaaatgcagattggggttaggttaattggagacggTTAATTGACCATACGTGTAgatgtgagagtgaatggttgtttgacTCTCTATGTTGGACCTGCAATGCACTGGTGTCATGGCCAGGGTGGACCCCACCTCTCACCTAATGTCAGTTGGGATTGGCTCCTACTCCCTAATGAATGGATAAATATAGCTCTAATAATAGCTTTTTCATTTGTGATGGTTGTCTGGAACTTCTGTGCTGGTTCAGAAAAATGTCTCCCTCCAAAGGGgttaattcaattcaaatctCAGTGGGCAACACTTATTTTAGATTCAATTtccgaaaaaaagaaaagaaaaagcattaCCTGCGTGTTTGTGGATTTCAGTGCTAAACGTGCGACAGAAGACAAGAAGATGAGGATCActgccacacacagagaggacgtGAACAGTAAGCCTTCAACACCAAACAGCTGTTCCTAAAGTGATGGAaagtgaaagggggggggggggggggtattcatacactttgaaaaaatgtaaatctcATCTATTTAGTcaaaacaaccaaccaaccaacagccaaccaaccaaccaaccaaccaatcatgCTGTAACTCACAATTCTGCCCAGGGCCCAGTCCTTGTCCTCTGCGTGTCTTGTCATGTATTTAAGGTAGCCTAAATAGGATAAGCAGTATATCCTGAAACCAATGGAGACTACGACCCCCAAGATGGAAACCACATACATGGccaaacacacagtcacctgGGAAAGATGAGTTCAACAAAATGAAATGGGTCattgagaaaagaaagaaagactgaTGGGCGacacaataaaatacatcattattatgacataaaaGCACAAATATGCCTACCATCTTCTTGGATGGATGTATCCCGGTGTAGACAGACAGTTTTCCACAGAcaagaaacttaaaaaaacacaacaaaaacaccatTAGCCTCATGTTCTCCTGTCattcacaaatatattttgacAACTGCATGACATACCATCGTAGATCACACATCAAGTTTAAGACTGTGTAAAACTGTACTGGAAAGGGTATTTTCCAGTACAGAACCAGCATTTGACACTTTCTTGTCGGGAAGCTATgactaaaacatttttaatatcaTCGTGAGGTTGCCAGACAACCAGCAGAGAAATGTATGTGGTGTGTTGTCCGCTTTGGTAGACAGAGTTTATCTTCCTTCAGAGCCAGGCTAAATGTTTTactcctgtttccagtctttatgtaAAGCTTGTCAACTGGTTGCTTGTCATTTCACCATTACCATACATGAAATAAAAGAGTGGTGTCAAACTTTGCATCTTAATCTTGGAAAGATTACAGAAAGATCACCCAGTTTTCAGGGGATTTTAGGTGCTTCTGTTAACTATACATTAAATTGGTGATTAAGCTAATGTTATTAGTGAATATTCAACCATTCAAATAGACTATCTCTCCATTTTCAGCATGTCACTGGTAAACACTTGATTGTTAGGTACCAGAATTCCCTGCCAGAAGGGGATGTAGATTGCACAAGAGTTTTGCACAGTTTCAGACGCCAGATGAAATCCCATCAGGAGCTCTGCGCAGCCAAAGATCAGAATGACAATctagaaagaagaagaggaaggaggcaTTGACTGTAGTGACTGTTGTGCCCGTGGCTCTGTGTAAATCTACTGATGAATAAGACGAAGAGCATGAGTGACTATAACTGTCCATGATCTCAGCTCTGTGTGGCTCTGCAGTGTTGGATGTCCTACCCCAAGAACCTTGGGCTCCTTCTGGATAAATCGATGCAGAGGTTTGCTGGTCATCAGCAACTCCTGGTTCCCATCTTGTCGTGTTGCTGTCGCTCTAGTTGTTGGCTCAGGGCCCTCCATGGCCAGTAAAACTATATACGCTGTGTCTGGCCGTGGGAGGAGAGAGCAAGAGTTAATCGAACCAGATGAATACTGTGGTAAAGCCGAATGACTCCAGACAGGCCACAGTGCTCCAGGCAAAACATAGTGTGCAGAAGATTGCAGGGGTTTGAGCAAAAACATGAAGTGACCCACCTTGTTTTGGTTGTAATGCAGA from Limanda limanda chromosome 10, fLimLim1.1, whole genome shotgun sequence carries:
- the aldob gene encoding fructose-bisphosphate aldolase B; translation: MTHQFPSLSPEQKKELSDIAQRIVAPGKGILAADESTGTMGKRLEKINVENTEENRRYFRDLLFSTVDSNCIGGIIFFHETLYQKADSGKLFPQVIKDKGIVVGIKVDKGTAGLNGTDGETNTQGLDGLSERCAQYKKDGCDFAKWRCVLKISDGCPSSLAIAENANVLARYASICQQNGLVPIVEPEILPDGDHDLKRCQYVSEKVLAAVYKALSDHHVYLEGTLLKPNMVTAGHSCTTKYTPQQVGMATVTALRRTVPAAVPGICFLSGGQSEEEASLNLNAINQVPLHRPWKLTFSYGRALQASALAAWAGKPANKAASQEAFSTRAKINGLAAKGEYKSTGSADAASMQSLHTASYVY
- the LOC133011588 gene encoding uncharacterized protein LOC133011588 isoform X2, with the translated sequence MEGPEPTTRATATRQDGNQELLMTSKPLHRFIQKEPKVLGIVILIFGCAELLMGFHLASETVQNSCAIYIPFWQGILFLVCGKLSVYTGIHPSKKMVTVCLAMYVVSILGVVVSIGFRIYCLSYLGYLKYMTRHAEDKDWALGRIEQLFGVEGLLFTSSLCVAVILIFLSSVARLALKSTNTQVIVRCIPAPAQSDATPN
- the LOC133011588 gene encoding uncharacterized protein LOC133011588 isoform X1; amino-acid sequence: MKKKRKSLRFPHFLFPLSAFSSRYLSHSSSALQPKQDTAYIVLLAMEGPEPTTRATATRQDGNQELLMTSKPLHRFIQKEPKVLGIVILIFGCAELLMGFHLASETVQNSCAIYIPFWQGILFLVCGKLSVYTGIHPSKKMVTVCLAMYVVSILGVVVSIGFRIYCLSYLGYLKYMTRHAEDKDWALGRIEQLFGVEGLLFTSSLCVAVILIFLSSVARLALKSTNTQVIVRCIPAPAQSDATPN